The Penicillium psychrofluorescens genome assembly, chromosome: 2 nucleotide sequence CTACCTATATATGCCTAAGATCTTATTCTGTAAAGGACTATACTGACAGACAATTTAAATACATTAATCGATTACATGAGCCAAAAACAGGCTAGTAGATAAGGGGGCGAAATTGATATGGTAACCTCATTATATGACAGGATAGACAAAACCCCTATCTGTTTACGCGAGGAACTGCAGTATTTCATCCAAAGTTGCGTTTTCTGGGTCGGGAAGATAATCCGACATATCGATATCCGTCCCTAGGGTGCCAATGGAGGGCCCGACAAACTCAAAATCTTCTGTATCTCCCGATTCCGAAGGTGCGGCAGCGGCATCGACTTTTTGGTCGTAGCCGAAGCCTCTCGTGCCAGCAAGTTGTGAGTGAGACACACCGGGCCTGCTTTGATGTTGCTGATAGGTCTGATCGGTGGATCCGTCCAGATGGGCCGCTTCGGAAGCATCGTTCATGGAAGCATCGTTCATGGAAGCATCGTTCGCAGAGCCAAGACTGTCTTGACCGAGGCGTCTCGACTCTATACGACGAatgcagctgctgcagagtTCAAAAGCCCGGCGTGCGGAATCGTCGGTCTCCCCCAAGAGACAAAACCACAGTAACGCTTTTTCGGCCGCGGTGAGAAGAGCTTCGGGATTGACAAGTTCGGCAGAGTTCCGAATTCGGCCGTTATTCGAATCACTGTTAACCCTTTGACTTCTTTGCCTTTGTAACGAGCTGTCAAATGAAAGATTTATGAGCAAAATAGTGGTAGCTTGAaccaggaaatgaagaacATTCCACCAGGGGACACAGCGAAGCCAGACTACACTCGGGTCATCTGGGAAAATAGAAAGTATTTCCAGAGCGGAGTGTAAGCAGGTCATCTCGATATCTGCCCTTGCGCGGGAAATGTGGTTTTTGACGTCgctcttcccttccttctttcgCGTGAGACACGGTCTGTTGA carries:
- a CDS encoding uncharacterized protein (ID:PFLUO_002691-T1.cds;~source:funannotate), whose translation is MTGRASGLGNSFFSAPPPLASEDMDPFTNSAPKFRLDRLSENPSMKWTMDQQHGRLKAQRTLTSTMDATNELYFFCLADLINISHTASTRVYSSDALKQGSNEIESRIDFYNSITVDWRSSLPDSLRFEVLNSGLNLSTEDAYRISLAMHYHSSRIILNRPCLTRKKEGKSDVKNHISRARADIEMTCLHSALEILSIFPDDPSVVWLRCVPWWNVLHFLVQATTILLINLSFDSSLQRQRSQRVNSDSNNGRIRNSAELVNPEALLTAAEKALLWFCLLGETDDSARRAFELCSSCIRRIESRRLGQDSLGSANDASMNDASMNDASEAAHLDGSTDQTYQQHQSRPGVSHSQLAGTRGFGYDQKVDAAAAPSESGDTEDFEFVGPSIGTLGTDIDMSDYLPDPENATLDEILQFLA